A window from Betta splendens chromosome 1, fBetSpl5.4, whole genome shotgun sequence encodes these proteins:
- the ccsapa gene encoding centriole, cilia and spindle-associated protein, whose translation MVTKKARTEYMKRFKDPKWETFSKCYEDSLKYRLTRRVMEHSHKPWFWEGWDSGSESSGWSTPRLARNRVAPLSLPLHTSMEVKQTLEELEAGPGPKGSEDGGAAPAAEDAEAEASGGSAPNSSGPSDDRATDAGPADSASSDGEPAKPVQKRHHRRRSPRSETGLKDRSGDDKPPRAKSQPAISTREKENRRPSSRLDWTERQPEARRAPNANSHTSDACVQTRRQSAKRSSNPERRRARSADPDKLRRSQLTVADERWTTEYMRCFSARLR comes from the exons ATGGTGACCAAGAAAGCTCGGACCGAGTACATGAAGAGGTTCAAGGATCCCAAATGGGAGACGTTTTCCAAATGCTACGAGGACTCTCTGAAGTACCGCCTGACCCGGCGGGTCATGGAGCACTCCCACAAGCCCTGGTTCTGGGAGGGCTGGGACAGCGGCTCCGAGTCCAGCGGCTGGTCCACCCCGAGGCTGGCGAGGAACAGAGTGGCTCCTCTGTCCCTCCCTCTGCACACCTCCATGGAGGTCAAGCAGAcgttggaggagctggaggccgggCCCGGACCCAAAGGCTCTGAGGACGGAGgcgctgcaccagctgcag AagacgctgaggctgaagccAGCGGAGGTTCGGCTCCAAACAGCAGCGGACCTTCAGACGACCGGGCCACGGACGCCGGCCCGGCCGACTCGGCGTCTTCTGACGGGGAACCGGCCAAACCAGTGCAGAAACGACACCACCGGCGCCGAAGCCCCCGCTCTGAGACGGGCCTTAAGGACAGGTCCGGTGACGACAAGCCGCCGAGGGCCAAGAGCCAACCAGCCATCAGCACCCGGGAGAAGGAGAACCGGAGGCCGTCCAGCCGACTGGACTGGACCGAGAGGCAGCCGGAGGCCCGGCGGGCGCCCAATGCCAAC AGTCACACGTCTGACGCCTGCGTCCAGACCCGGCGCCAGTCCGCCAAGCGCAGCTCCAACCCGGAGCGGCGCCGGGCCCGCTCGGCCGACCCGGACAAGCTGAGGCGCTCGCAGCTGACGGTGGCGGACGAGCGCTGGACGACGGAGTACATGCGCTGCTTCTCCGCCCGGCTGAGGTAG
- the nup133 gene encoding nuclear pore complex protein Nup133 isoform X1: MFSPRSAPGSGRRQQGRPGGRKSVSGAASSLLFSPRRTPLSARSTPTRVQSHGTADSVSYDVQTFGSSLPVKVMEALTMADADDQTSVKVDESGWAWMVCGERLIIWKIGQTAVAKLSVCKELQLPSSEYNYTADLVAVASAAPLDTAPLQSISVLAVAAEGTARFWLSLAQEGNYTDTDLDLGHLCNFVVAVRGESFVVSSAKSQLLRASADCSGKLQVRALQQGQGMLSGIGRRVSSLFGIRSPSASDTLQSVLWAGAASCLYTLTSSSLNKWDVNDRWENQVLSWDARRALTESIADSIWGSESNYNEMKEGVNVAYLDVKLSQAGLVVLAAAWHPADTPCLAYFCLVTLQDHGATVSEQFTVEVTKYNPPFQSEDALQATRLVLPPAPGSTAFLYNEELVFACSTGASRAALPDEKLSFNSPGDGIRGGGCCSNLPVFFSQNSGLVAVVPRESASILPETMEDSLCSSLAAAPEVSAMETPSRAEPVAQEDKTKLLKAAFLQFCRNDLVGAQTVTDELFPTDGDGDQEPELDTVVTQINLDLVDDYPASDPRWAESVPDEGAGFPLTSLIILHQLEDKMKAHSCFMDFLLQVGLLDRLSCVTVRSSPMATRLLLCEHAEKLQAAMVLKNHHAKQSELVNRVISSALQRNGAAVPPSLTAADVFFREVSQISSVFDCLLEEEERSLKENPMESVQWAQVVLTVNNIIKDMLQAAGQYRETKASMYRASENAPAEPEYIPWTASGGVGGVRSVLSRQHELILRWVYPHADSELRGALCEQLVTLLDIYLGGYVAQLSSLQQQRPPGAQQERYNSLEMEYGQRRSELLAPLLELGQYQWVAALAEKYCDFDILVQMCEKTDNQSRLQHYMAKFADQNFADFLFRWYMEKGKRGKLLSQPAAQHQQLSSFLQAHQHLSWLHHINVHDYRSAHRTLYSQAHMETCYFVKKKTLLALSKLTALASDLPEDQVNKQVEDIVEQERFLLHQETLPRQLLEDKQQNPDTMPLLSTHNLIQLYICDDNRGANEYDFKKALDLLEYIDEEDGVDIDSLKCEVLAKALRRDDWSVADGNDDPLEAAKDSIFVKILLKLIQEGVSLQTYLPDVRELLDSDDLSSLKSKPYFEFVLRANYEHYLQVQM, from the exons ATGTTTAGTCCCCGCAGCGCCCCGGGCTCCGGCCGCCGGCAGCAGGGCAGGCCCGGCGGGAGGAAGAGCGTCTCCGGAGCGGCCAGCAGCCTGCTGTTCTCCCCGCGCAGGACGCCTCTGTCGGCGAG GTCAACACCCACGCGAGTCCAGAGCCACGGCACCGCGGACTCCGTCAGCTACGATGTGCAGACCTTCGGCTCCTCGCTCCCCGTTAAAGTGATGGAGGCTCTGACGATGGCAGATG ctgatgaTCAGACCTCGGTGAAGGTGGATGAGAGCGGCTGGGCCTGGATGGTTTGTGGAGAGAGACTCATTATCTGGAAAATCGGCCAAACCGCTGTGGCCAAG ctgtcgGTGTGTAAAGAGCTGCAGCTCCCCAGCAGCGAGTACAACTACACGGCCGACCTCGTGGCCGTGGCGTCGGCTGCACCTCTGGACACGGCCCCTCTTCAGTCCATCTCTGTCCTGGCAGTGGCAGCAGAGGGCACAGCCCGGTTCTGGCTCAGCCTCGCACAGGAGGGAaactacacagacacagatctgGACCTGGGACATCTCTGCAactttgttgttgctgtcaga GGTGAGAGCTTTGTGGTGTCCTCAGCCAAGAGTCAGCTGCTGAGGGCGAGTGCAGATTGTTCAGGAAAGCTGCAGGTTCGAGCTCTGCAGCAGGGTCAAGGCATGTTGTCGGGCATCGGACGCCGTGTCTCCAGCCTGTTTGGCATCCGCTCCCCGTCGGCCAGTGACACA ctccagtctGTGCTGTGGGCGGGTGCAGCCAGCTGCCTCTACACGCTGACCAGCTCCAGTCTGAACAAATGGGATGTGAACGACAGATGGGAGAACCAGGTCCTCAGCTGGGACGCCCGCAGAGCTCTGACTGAGAGCATCGCTGACTCCATCTGG GGATCAGAGAGCAACTATAATGAGATGAAGGAGGGAGTCAATGTGGCGTATCTGGACGTGAAGCTCAGCCA AGCCGGTCTGGTGGTTTTGGCTGCAGCCTGGCACCCGGCGGACACTCCCTGCCTGGCTTACTTCTGCCTGGTCACCCTGCAGGACCACGGCGCCACCGTCTCAGAGCAGTTCACCGTGGAGGTCACAAAGTACAACCCTCCTTTCCAG AGTGAGGACGCCCTGCAGGCCACACGGTtggtgctgcctcctgctcccgGCTCCACCGCCTTCCTCTACAACGAAGAGCTGGTGTTCGCCTGCTCAACAGGAGCCAGCAGGGCCGCGCTGCCTGATGAGAAACTCAGCTTTAACTCACCCG GCGACGGCATTcgtggaggaggctgctgctccaACCTGCCGGTGTTTTTCTCCCAGAACAGCGGCCTGGTGGCGGTGGTGCCAAGAGAGAGCGCCTCCATCCTTCCAGAGACCATGGAGGACTCTCTGTGCTCGTCCCTGGCTGCAGCGCCGGAG GTTTCAGCCATGGAGACTCCGTCCAGAGCAGAGCCTGTAGCTCAGGAGGACAAAACCAAACTCCTGAAGGCCGCCTTCCTGCAGTTCTGTCG TAATGACCTGGTGGGAGCACAGACTGTCACAGATGAGCTCTTCCCCACCGACGGTGATGGAGACCAGGAACCCGAGCTGGACACTGTGGTGACTCAGATCAACCTGGACCTGGTGGACGATTACCCGGCCTCGGACCCCCGCTGGGCTGAGTCTGTCCCCGAtg AGGGCGCAGGCTTTCCTCTCACCTCCCTCATCATCCTGCACCAGCTGGAGGACAAGATGAAGGCCCACAGCTGCTTCATGGACTTCCTGCTACAG GTGGGTCTCCTGGACCGGCTCAGCTGTGTGACGGTGCGCTCGTCTCCCATGGCAACgcgcctgctgctctgtgagcaCGCTGAGAAGCTGCAGGCAGCCATGGTGCTGAAGAACCACCACGCCAAGCAGTCTGAGCTCGTCAACCGGGTCATCAGCTCGGCGCTGCAGAGGAACGGCGCCGCCGTGCCGCCCAGCCTCACCGCCGCCGACGTCTTCTTCAGAGAG GTGTCTCAGATCTCCTCAGTGTTCGATtgtctgctggaggaggaggagcggagcctGAAGGAGAACCCCATGGAGTCGGTGCAGTGGGCCCAGGTGGTTCTCACCGTCAACAACATCATCAAG GACATGCTTCAGGCTGCGGGTCAGTACAGAGAGACCAAAGCCTCTATGTACAGAGCTTCTGAAAATGCTCCTGCAGAGCCCGAGTACATCCCATGGACAG CGTCAGGAGGTGTCGGTGGCGTTCGCAGCGTCCTCTCTCGCCAACACGAGCTCATCCTGCGCTGGGTTTACCCTCACGCTGACTCGGAGCTGCGCGGCGCCCTGTGTGAGCAGCTGGTGACGCTGCTGGACATCTACCTGGGCGGCTACGTTGCCCAGCTGagctccctgcagcagcagaggccccCGGGGGCCCAACAGGAGCGCTACAACAGCCTGGAGATGGAGTACGGCCAGCGGCGGTCCGAGCTGCTGGCGCCGCTCC tggagctgGGTCAGTACCAGTGGGTGGCCGCTCTGGCAGAGAAGTACTGTGACTTCGACATCCTGGTGCAGATGTGTGAGAAGACTGACAACCAGAGCCGCCTGCAGCACTACATGGCCAAGTTCGCTGACCAG AACTTTGCCGACTTCCTGTTTCGCTGGTACATGGAGAAGGGGAAGAGAGGGAAGCTGCTGTCCCAGCCGGCCgcgcagcaccagcagctgtccAGCTTCCTGCAGGCTCACCAGCACCTGAGCTGGCTGCACCACATCAACGTGCACGACTACCGAAGC gccCACAGGACGCTCTACAGCCAGGCCCACATGGAGACATGCTACTTCGTTAAGAAGAAGACGCTGCTGGCGCTCAGCAAACTGACGGCGCTGGCGTCCGACCTGCCAGAGGACCAAGTCAACAAACAAGTCGAAG ACATCGTGGAGCAGGAACGTTTCCTGCTGCATCAGGAGACTCTGCCTcgacagctgctggaggacaaacagcagaaccCCGACACCATGCCGCTGCTCAGCACTCACAACCTCATACAG TTGTACATCTGTGACGATAACAGAGGCGCCAACGAGTACGACTTCAAAAAGGCTCTGGATCTGCTGGAGTACATCGACGAG gaggacggcgtggacatcgactcgctgaaaTGTGAGGTTTTGGCCAAAGCACTGCGGAGAGACGA CTGGTCTGTTGCCGACGGGAATGATGATCCGCTGGAAGCTGCCAAAGACAGCATCTTTGTTAAGATCCTCCTCAAACTCATCCAGGAAG gcgTTTCCCTGCAGACGTACCTGCCTGACGTCAGGGAACTGCTGGACTCAGACGATCTCAGCAGTTTGAAATCAAAACCTTACTTTGAATTTGTGCTTCGAGCCAATTACGAACATTACCTCCAGGTCCAGATGTGa
- the nup133 gene encoding nuclear pore complex protein Nup133 isoform X2 has product MFSPRSAPGSGRRQQGRPGGRKSVSGAASSLLFSPRRTPLSARSTPTRVQSHGTADSVSYDVQTFGSSLPVKVMEALTMADADDQTSVKVDESGWAWMVCGERLIIWKIGQTAVAKLSVCKELQLPSSEYNYTADLVAVASAAPLDTAPLQSISVLAVAAEGTARFWLSLAQEGNYTDTDLDLGHLCNFVVAVRGESFVVSSAKSQLLRASADCSGKLQVRALQQGQGMLSGIGRRVSSLFGIRSPSASDTLQSVLWAGAASCLYTLTSSSLNKWDVNDRWENQVLSWDARRALTESIADSIWGSESNYNEMKEGVNVAYLDVKLSQAGLVVLAAAWHPADTPCLAYFCLVTLQDHGATVSEQFTVEVTKYNPPFQSEDALQATRLVLPPAPGSTAFLYNEELVFACSTGASRAALPDEKLSFNSPGDGIRGGGCCSNLPVFFSQNSGLVAVVPRESASILPETMEDSLCSSLAAAPEVSAMETPSRAEPVAQEDKTKLLKAAFLQFCRNDLVGAQTVTDELFPTDGDGDQEPELDTVVTQINLDLVDDYPASDPRWAESVPDEGAGFPLTSLIILHQLEDKMKAHSCFMDFLLQVGLLDRLSCVTVRSSPMATRLLLCEHAEKLQAAMVLKNHHAKQSELVNRVISSALQRNGAAVPPSLTAADVFFREVSQISSVFDCLLEEEERSLKENPMESVQWAQVVLTVNNIIKDMLQAAGQYRETKASMYRASENAPAEPEYIPWTASGGVGGVRSVLSRQHELILRWVYPHADSELRGALCEQLVTLLDIYLGGYVAQLSSLQQQRPPGAQQERYNSLEMEYGQRRSELLAPLLELGQYQWVAALAEKYCDFDILVQMCEKTDNQSRLQHYMAKFADQNFADFLFRWYMEKGKRGKLLSQPAAQHQQLSSFLQAHQHLSWLHHINVHDYRSAHRTLYSQAHMETCYFVKKKTLLALSKLTALASDLPEDQVNKQVEDIVEQERFLLHQETLPRQLLEDKQQNPDTMPLLSTHNLIQLYICDDNRGANEYDFKKALDLLEYIDEVTQSDRLSWWRRAEVKVCVCVSAAGGRRGHRLAEM; this is encoded by the exons ATGTTTAGTCCCCGCAGCGCCCCGGGCTCCGGCCGCCGGCAGCAGGGCAGGCCCGGCGGGAGGAAGAGCGTCTCCGGAGCGGCCAGCAGCCTGCTGTTCTCCCCGCGCAGGACGCCTCTGTCGGCGAG GTCAACACCCACGCGAGTCCAGAGCCACGGCACCGCGGACTCCGTCAGCTACGATGTGCAGACCTTCGGCTCCTCGCTCCCCGTTAAAGTGATGGAGGCTCTGACGATGGCAGATG ctgatgaTCAGACCTCGGTGAAGGTGGATGAGAGCGGCTGGGCCTGGATGGTTTGTGGAGAGAGACTCATTATCTGGAAAATCGGCCAAACCGCTGTGGCCAAG ctgtcgGTGTGTAAAGAGCTGCAGCTCCCCAGCAGCGAGTACAACTACACGGCCGACCTCGTGGCCGTGGCGTCGGCTGCACCTCTGGACACGGCCCCTCTTCAGTCCATCTCTGTCCTGGCAGTGGCAGCAGAGGGCACAGCCCGGTTCTGGCTCAGCCTCGCACAGGAGGGAaactacacagacacagatctgGACCTGGGACATCTCTGCAactttgttgttgctgtcaga GGTGAGAGCTTTGTGGTGTCCTCAGCCAAGAGTCAGCTGCTGAGGGCGAGTGCAGATTGTTCAGGAAAGCTGCAGGTTCGAGCTCTGCAGCAGGGTCAAGGCATGTTGTCGGGCATCGGACGCCGTGTCTCCAGCCTGTTTGGCATCCGCTCCCCGTCGGCCAGTGACACA ctccagtctGTGCTGTGGGCGGGTGCAGCCAGCTGCCTCTACACGCTGACCAGCTCCAGTCTGAACAAATGGGATGTGAACGACAGATGGGAGAACCAGGTCCTCAGCTGGGACGCCCGCAGAGCTCTGACTGAGAGCATCGCTGACTCCATCTGG GGATCAGAGAGCAACTATAATGAGATGAAGGAGGGAGTCAATGTGGCGTATCTGGACGTGAAGCTCAGCCA AGCCGGTCTGGTGGTTTTGGCTGCAGCCTGGCACCCGGCGGACACTCCCTGCCTGGCTTACTTCTGCCTGGTCACCCTGCAGGACCACGGCGCCACCGTCTCAGAGCAGTTCACCGTGGAGGTCACAAAGTACAACCCTCCTTTCCAG AGTGAGGACGCCCTGCAGGCCACACGGTtggtgctgcctcctgctcccgGCTCCACCGCCTTCCTCTACAACGAAGAGCTGGTGTTCGCCTGCTCAACAGGAGCCAGCAGGGCCGCGCTGCCTGATGAGAAACTCAGCTTTAACTCACCCG GCGACGGCATTcgtggaggaggctgctgctccaACCTGCCGGTGTTTTTCTCCCAGAACAGCGGCCTGGTGGCGGTGGTGCCAAGAGAGAGCGCCTCCATCCTTCCAGAGACCATGGAGGACTCTCTGTGCTCGTCCCTGGCTGCAGCGCCGGAG GTTTCAGCCATGGAGACTCCGTCCAGAGCAGAGCCTGTAGCTCAGGAGGACAAAACCAAACTCCTGAAGGCCGCCTTCCTGCAGTTCTGTCG TAATGACCTGGTGGGAGCACAGACTGTCACAGATGAGCTCTTCCCCACCGACGGTGATGGAGACCAGGAACCCGAGCTGGACACTGTGGTGACTCAGATCAACCTGGACCTGGTGGACGATTACCCGGCCTCGGACCCCCGCTGGGCTGAGTCTGTCCCCGAtg AGGGCGCAGGCTTTCCTCTCACCTCCCTCATCATCCTGCACCAGCTGGAGGACAAGATGAAGGCCCACAGCTGCTTCATGGACTTCCTGCTACAG GTGGGTCTCCTGGACCGGCTCAGCTGTGTGACGGTGCGCTCGTCTCCCATGGCAACgcgcctgctgctctgtgagcaCGCTGAGAAGCTGCAGGCAGCCATGGTGCTGAAGAACCACCACGCCAAGCAGTCTGAGCTCGTCAACCGGGTCATCAGCTCGGCGCTGCAGAGGAACGGCGCCGCCGTGCCGCCCAGCCTCACCGCCGCCGACGTCTTCTTCAGAGAG GTGTCTCAGATCTCCTCAGTGTTCGATtgtctgctggaggaggaggagcggagcctGAAGGAGAACCCCATGGAGTCGGTGCAGTGGGCCCAGGTGGTTCTCACCGTCAACAACATCATCAAG GACATGCTTCAGGCTGCGGGTCAGTACAGAGAGACCAAAGCCTCTATGTACAGAGCTTCTGAAAATGCTCCTGCAGAGCCCGAGTACATCCCATGGACAG CGTCAGGAGGTGTCGGTGGCGTTCGCAGCGTCCTCTCTCGCCAACACGAGCTCATCCTGCGCTGGGTTTACCCTCACGCTGACTCGGAGCTGCGCGGCGCCCTGTGTGAGCAGCTGGTGACGCTGCTGGACATCTACCTGGGCGGCTACGTTGCCCAGCTGagctccctgcagcagcagaggccccCGGGGGCCCAACAGGAGCGCTACAACAGCCTGGAGATGGAGTACGGCCAGCGGCGGTCCGAGCTGCTGGCGCCGCTCC tggagctgGGTCAGTACCAGTGGGTGGCCGCTCTGGCAGAGAAGTACTGTGACTTCGACATCCTGGTGCAGATGTGTGAGAAGACTGACAACCAGAGCCGCCTGCAGCACTACATGGCCAAGTTCGCTGACCAG AACTTTGCCGACTTCCTGTTTCGCTGGTACATGGAGAAGGGGAAGAGAGGGAAGCTGCTGTCCCAGCCGGCCgcgcagcaccagcagctgtccAGCTTCCTGCAGGCTCACCAGCACCTGAGCTGGCTGCACCACATCAACGTGCACGACTACCGAAGC gccCACAGGACGCTCTACAGCCAGGCCCACATGGAGACATGCTACTTCGTTAAGAAGAAGACGCTGCTGGCGCTCAGCAAACTGACGGCGCTGGCGTCCGACCTGCCAGAGGACCAAGTCAACAAACAAGTCGAAG ACATCGTGGAGCAGGAACGTTTCCTGCTGCATCAGGAGACTCTGCCTcgacagctgctggaggacaaacagcagaaccCCGACACCATGCCGCTGCTCAGCACTCACAACCTCATACAG TTGTACATCTGTGACGATAACAGAGGCGCCAACGAGTACGACTTCAAAAAGGCTCTGGATCTGCTGGAGTACATCGACGAGGTAACGCAGTCTGACAGATTGAGCTGGTGGAGACGAGCGGAGgttaaagtc tgtgtgtgtgtgtccgctgcaggaggacggcgtggacatcgactcgctgaaaTGTGA